Proteins encoded together in one Lathyrus oleraceus cultivar Zhongwan6 chromosome 5, CAAS_Psat_ZW6_1.0, whole genome shotgun sequence window:
- the LOC127081691 gene encoding uncharacterized protein LOC127081691 translates to MQKTNSNIEMLRVQALSILCTPHPFLDFSCLSPIQDKVDPCCGTNDQIGDDASFDFDNFAFIQDNLDPYCSTKKHINNDTVLDFDVFAPAQDNSQSHCSTNQQIQKSDEENNEEQEFSFACTDVKGMHIFADDIFENGKMRALLPTFDQSLQLFPTINNNASHIRHPLKNIFIKNSVSPQSISSGISKETQNEILQNITMKASSECYEKSNSTGSSNLWRFRQNLDLRSNSDRKDSFVILNPSESKTSIKPNVENIIIKKRKGEKPKNTLTAYEKLYVTNKARKGSNKRRSLLPYKHGLFGFFTNMHELSRNLHPF, encoded by the coding sequence ATGCAGAAGACAAACTCAAATATAGAGATGTTAAGGGTGCAAGCACTATCAATCCTTTGTACACCTCACCCTTTCCTTGATTTTTCTTGCTTATCTCCTATTCAAGATAAAGTTGATCCATGTTGTGGCACAAATGACCAAATAGGTGACGATGCTTCTTTTGATTTTGATAACTTTGCTTTCATCCAAGATAATCTTGATCCATATTGTAGCACAAAAAAACACATTAACAATGACACTGTATTAGATTTTGATGTCTTTGCTCCCGCTCAAGATAACTCTCAATCGCATTGTAGCACAAATCAACAAATTCAAAAAAGCGACGAAGAAAATAATGAAGAACAAGAATTTAGTTTTGCATGCACCGATGTCAAAGGAATGCATATATTTGCCGATGACATATTTGAAAATGGAAAAATGAGAGCATTACTGCCTACTTTTGACCAATCGCTTCAATTATTCCCCACCATAAATAACAATGCTTCACATATTCGACATCCTCTAAAGAACATCTTTATTAAGAATTCTGTAAGTCCACAATCAATATCGAGTGGTATTTCTAAAGAAACTCAAAATGAGATATTGCAAAATATTACAATGAAGGCTTCAAGTGAGTGTTACGAGAAAAGCAACTCAACAGGATCATCAAATCTCTGGAGATTTAGACAAAATTTGGATCTTCGAAGTAACAGTGACCGTAAGGATTCTTTTGTTATATTGAATCCTTCAGAGTCAAAAACGTCAATAAAGCCCAATGTAGAAAACATCATTATTAAAAAGAGGAAAGGTGAAAAACCCAAAAATACATTAACGGCTTATGAGAAGCTTTATGTGACAAATAAAGCAAGAAAAGGGAGCAATAAACGAAGATCACTTTTGCCATACAAACACGGGCTATTCGGATTCTTTACCAACATGCATGAATTGAGTAGAAACCTGCACCCCTTTTGA
- the LOC127081693 gene encoding uncharacterized protein LOC127081693, with translation MQKTNSNIEMLRVQALSILCTPHPFLDFSCLSPIQDKVDPCCGTNDQISDDASFDFDNFAFIQDNLDPYCSTKKHINNDTVLDFDVFAPAQDNSQSHCSTNQQIQKSDEENNEEQEFSFACTDVKGMHIFADDIFENGKMRALLPTFDQSLQLFPTINNNASHIRHPLKNIFIKNSVSPQSISSGISKETQNEILQNITMKASSECYEKSNSTGSSNLWRFRQNLDLRSNSDRKDSFVILNPSESKTSIKPNVENIIIKKRKGEKPKNTLTAYEKLYVTNKARKGSNKRRSLLPYKHGLFGFFTNMHELSRNLHPF, from the coding sequence ATGCAGAAGACAAACTCAAATATAGAGATGTTAAGGGTGCAAGCACTATCAATCCTTTGTACACCTCACCCTTTCCTTGATTTTTCTTGCTTATCTCCTATTCAAGATAAAGTTGATCCATGTTGTGGCACAAATGACCAAATAAGTGACGATGCTTCTTTTGATTTTGATAACTTTGCTTTCATCCAAGATAATCTTGATCCATATTGTAGCACAAAAAAACACATTAACAATGACACTGTATTAGATTTTGATGTCTTTGCTCCCGCTCAAGATAACTCTCAATCGCATTGTAGCACAAATCAACAAATTCAAAAAAGCGACGAAGAAAATAATGAAGAACAAGAATTTAGTTTTGCATGCACCGATGTCAAAGGAATGCATATATTTGCCGATGACATATTTGAAAATGGAAAAATGAGAGCATTACTGCCTACTTTTGACCAATCGCTTCAATTATTCCCCACCATAAATAACAATGCTTCACATATTCGACATCCTCTAAAGAACATCTTTATTAAGAATTCTGTAAGTCCACAATCAATATCGAGTGGTATTTCTAAAGAAACTCAAAATGAGATATTGCAAAATATTACAATGAAGGCTTCAAGTGAGTGTTACGAGAAAAGCAACTCAACAGGATCATCAAATCTCTGGAGATTTAGACAAAATTTGGATCTTCGAAGTAACAGTGACCGTAAGGATTCTTTTGTTATATTGAATCCTTCAGAGTCAAAAACGTCAATAAAGCCCAATGTAGAAAACATCATTATTAAAAAGAGGAAAGGTGAAAAACCCAAAAATACATTAACGGCTTATGAGAAGCTTTATGTGACAAATAAAGCAAGAAAAGGGAGCAATAAACGAAGATCACTTTTGCCATACAAACACGGGCTATTCGGATTCTTTACCAACATGCATGAATTGAGTAGAAACCTGCACCCCTTTTGA